The DNA region GCGGCGGAGTTCGTCGCCATGATGCAGATTCTCGTCTACGTGGGCGGGGTTCTCATCCTCATTACGTTCGCCGTGATGCTCACGCAGGCAGAGAAGGAAGCGGAACCGGACGAGGAGGTGCCGCGGGCATGACGACGGGCCCGAAGCTCCGACTCGGAACGAGCCTGGTACCCGGCGTGCTCGCCGTGGTACTCTTTGCGATGATGGCGCTGATCACGTGGAACGCCGGTCTCGGCAACATGGTCGGCTTCCCCGAGGGCGTCTCGATCACCGCCGAGATCGGCTACGCGATGTTCGATTACACGGCGTTGCAGTCGGGCGAGATGGGAATGGGCAACACCGAACCGTTCCTCTTTTCGTTCCTGCTGATCGCTGTCGTCCTCGACGCCGCCCTCGACGCCTCGCTCGTGCTCGCAAAGCGCGAAGAGGCTGGCGAACCCGTCACCGCGCTCTCGACGCAGAGTCAGAGCCAATCGGCCGACTCGAGTGCGGGTGCGGGGACGAGCCCCGAGGCAGCCACCGACGGAGGTGAGGACCGGTGACCGTCGCGGTCACGTCCTACGTCTTGCTGGCGATAGCCCTGTTCTGTATCGGGCTGTTCGGCGTCCTGACGCGTCGCAACGCACTGATGTTCCTGATGTCCGTCGAGCTGATGCTGAACGCGGCCAACGTCAATCTGATCGCGTTCTCGTCCTACCACGGCAATCTCACGGGGCAAGTGTTCGCCCTGTTTACGATGGCGCTGGCCGCCGCGGAGGTCGCCGTCGGCCTCGGGATCATCCTGGTGCTGTATCGCAACTTCCGTGACGTCGACGTCACGGTTCCGTCGGCAATGAGGTGGTAATTCTATGGAAACTGCATTCGATCTGGCGCCGGCAATCGTCCTCCTGCCGCTCGCGGCGTTCGTCGTCGCATTGCTCTTCGGCGACTACATGCCGAAGAAGGGCGCGCTCGCCGGCATCGTCGCGACCGCCGGGTCGCTGGTCCTGTCGCTTTTCGTGCTGGCAGGCGTCGCGACCGGCGGCCAGCGACAGGAGACGTACTTCACGTGGGTGGCCGGCGACGCGCTGAGTCAGACTGGCGAAGAAACGATCGAGTTCACGTTCGGCATCCTGCTCGACCCGCTGTCGGCGCTGATGCTCGTCATCGTGACGCTCATCGCATTCCTCGTCCACCTGTTCAGTCTCGGCTACATGAACGCCGAGGGCGAAACGGGGCTCCGACGCTACTACGCCGAGCTGGGACTGTTTACGTTCAGCATGCTCGCGTTCGTCGTCGCGGACAACCTGCTGATGGCGTTCATGTTCTTCGAGCTGGTCGGACTCTGTTCGTACCTGCTCATCGGCTTCTGGTTCCGCACCGAATCCGCGCCGTCGGCCGCGAAGAAAGCGTTCCTGGTGACACGCTTCGGGGACTACTTCTTCCTCATCGGCGTCGTCGCCATTGGCGCGACCTTCGGCACCCTCGCCTTCCAGGGCGATGGCTCGTTCGTCGCGGCCGCCGAGGAGGCGATCAGTAACGAGGAAACCCTGTTCGGCTTCGACGCCGAGACCTGGGTGACGATCACCGGCCTGCTCGTCCTGGGCGGGGTCATCGGGAAGTCCGCACAGTTCCCACTGCACACCTGGC from Natronosalvus rutilus includes:
- the nuoK gene encoding NADH-quinone oxidoreductase subunit NuoK — its product is MTVAVTSYVLLAIALFCIGLFGVLTRRNALMFLMSVELMLNAANVNLIAFSSYHGNLTGQVFALFTMALAAAEVAVGLGIILVLYRNFRDVDVTVPSAMRW